The Mytilus galloprovincialis chromosome 11, xbMytGall1.hap1.1, whole genome shotgun sequence genome contains the following window.
AAATTGGTTCAATAGGTTATGCTTAACATTTAATATGTAAtgtcaaatcttaaaacaaaaacTAGTTGAGAGTTAAAAGTTAAATAGAAATGTCAGAAGAAagtaaataaagattttttttttaaattaatttctggTTTGTAGCTATATTAAAACACTGGGTTGATTCTATTTTGACGTACACGGAAGATACGGAGGATATTATGCCAATGATATTATTTGCTGCAACTCACAGAGATATGTGCAAGGTAAATAAACATTGCAAGAGAGACTTTAAGctgattttatcatttgttaataGGATATAATGTGCATGTCGACAATCAATGGTTTAAGTGATGCTTTTTCAGTAACCTTACCCAAACGTTTCAGAACTGAAAAACTATACTCTGAAAATGATAAGACCcatattgattggttgattgttcTTTTTGCTTCAAATTCGTGACAGTAACTGTAGGAATATCCAGGACATCAAACGCTGTAACAGTATCAGTTAGCACAATAAGCAGATTCTGCCAGAAATGCCGACCGGGATGCAATTGGCACTGCATAAAAGAATACTGAAATATTGGTATAGAACTGTTGCCTCGTAATAGTTCACTCATCAAAGAGAATTCAAAAGAGTTCTTTAATGTATTTAGACCGCCCATAATCCCATCTCCCTCTGCAATTAGCATACCCATTTCAACTACAGATGGCTGTAAAGAAAATACAATGAAAATTCCCTTTACAAAAAGGTACCGAAGTATCAAACCTAGACCTAATAAGGGAGATGTAATCCACCATATAGATTACATGTATGATAACGTGCCTTCATACATGAATAAAAACTAACACTGTGTAGATGAAACTGATTCTCCCAATTTGACAAAATGTATagcaattcaaatgaaatagatttGATGTCCGCATTCGACTAGTCAGTGAATACCATAATTGCAATAGTTTCCTTTAAAACAATGTGTTGCTGCTTCGTCTGCCAAATGCTCTTCGAATCATCTCAATATTATAAACTTCTGTTTCATCAACAATAAGTACCAAACTACTTGTATTAACAATGATTTGTACTTCgggagaatgttttttttttttcgttaggAATTTGGAACAAACTGTTTGCTCTTTATTTTGGAAAAGGTGGCTTATTCCTTTATTGTATAAGTGTATGAGTCATTAATACAATACGTCCTCTCTCCAAATTATTAAATTGTTGGTGACAATACTAATGCACCTATGCCATAGAAGTTATGTATGATTTATATGTTCCCTTTCGTTTAGAAATTGTTAATGTACTATGGTGTACACTGTTGTCAGTCTTTTCgatgttttatgtttatgttaCTAGTATAGTGTTGATATACCATTTTGTATCTTCGGCctctattttatataaagtttcaaaaataCATTATCACCAGTCATATAGCATTCTATAAAGGCGGTTTATCTTTCTTAAACAAGACTGAGTCGTCGGGCAAAGGTACTCAGTAGGTTTACTAGGAATACCGCTTGTCAATTGCAAAACACGTCGTTCAAACGTATTAAATATGTCATCAATTCTGGTACTTCTAATGAATTTTCAAACACGCATTTCTACTTATCGTTTAAGTCGTAAGGAAATTGATAGTACATTAGCCTCTCACTCCCAGTTATATATACCTCAATTCTGCTCTATATTACTGAAGCGAAAATGTGAATGTTTAATGCATGTATTAATTTGATATTCTCTTTTAGGAAGATACAACAATGGTGAAGGAAACATTCATAAGAGATATTAAGCAGATGTTTTCCGGGCATGAGAAGAAAAATCACATACACTTTGACACAGTTTATTTTATAAACAGTCGGGATAAAAATGACGCTGAAATACAACAATTGACAGATCAAATTGTCTATTTTGCAATGAGGCAGTCTTCATGGGGTCAGCGTCGACCAATGCAATGGGTTCCATTAGAGCTGCAAATTTCTAAAATGAGAATTCAGAACTTAAACATTATatcaaagaaagatctacaacaTGTAAACTTACTGAATGAAGACTTAGCTTTAAATGAACGTCAACTGGACGAATTTCTTTTAGTCCAACACTCTTTTGGTAAACTGATGTACTATAACCTTCCTAGACTAGACGAGTTCATCATCATTCACCCTCCTGCATTGGTAAACATATTGAGGTCTTTTGTGACAGATGAGAAGTTCTTTCCGACAGACAAACACCTTAAGTACATACTGCAAGGAATGACTGACACAGGGAAAATCTATAAAACAGATCTTTTGAAAATATGGAAACAAGATTATTTTCATCAATATATGCCAAATGATATCATTAAAGAGTTTGTTTTACAACTCCTCGTACATTTAGATATTCTGATAATACCAAAGTGTTTAAAACTTAATTCACCTTTTTCTGATATGTACATTGTACCTTGCACAATCAAGGCTAAGAACCAATCAAACTTCTATTTCCTGGATAATCAGAAAGAAAAAACGATTTGTTTAAGGTATATTCTATTTAGTCATTCTATTCCTACTTCACTTGCATACAAACTAATTGGAGCAACAATAAACGTTTGGCCATTGAAAGATGaaagtcataaaccttgtatttaccATAAAGCCGCAGTGTTGAACGTGACTGAGGATAATGAACTCAGAATATCTATAGACAACAATCAGGTTATGGTATACATTACGAACCAAATATCGTTACTTTCGATATCACCAGATGTTGCAGCAAGCGTACAGGAATGTCTGACAAGGATTCTTGAATCGTGTCTCTTGTTCCATTATAACAGCTTTGGTAGGAAATTAAAAGCAACAAAGGTATCCGAACTATACACTATGGAGTTGGGCATTCAATGTGGCAGTGACGTTTGTTTTAGATCTTCGCGGGAAGTAATAAAAATTGACAATTGGATATGCGGAAAGGGGAAAGAACATGAGACTAGATACCTACGTTATTGGCTCTTTTACAAGGTAAATTCTTATAACAGATATAAGACTGTCTcatttcagcatgttcagtgaGTGGTTGGGTCTCATCTATCCCTGtgaaattaaagatatttatgaattttgaagGTCTAATATATGTCCTTTCCAGATTGTGATACAGATTAACGGCttcaaacaaaacatatataacgaacagagttttgaaTTTTCGAATGGCATTACAAGTCAGGTATAcagcagttgttatcaaatagtcagTTTATATCTCATcgatcgagctagagataaaggatactacagatacagttaagtcggcctcatatcttgacttaaatctagaaattgacaatgagggtcggttgaaaacaaaactttaagacaaaagagacggtttcagctttccaattctgaactttccatttctaggtagcaacattccagcagcacctgtatacggggtatatatctcccaattgatacaatattcccgtgcttgcattttctatcatgattttcttgatagagggttgctgctcacgaggaaactattaaaccaagagttccaaatggtgaaattgaaatcatcccttcgtaaattttacggacgccatcacgagttggttgacagttatagaataaccgtttcacaaatgatatcggatatgttccttacgtcgtaactacaatcccctttcctttcatgaatgtgacctaccaaattagactatttaccggatttgttatcacataagcaacacgatgggtgccacatgtagagcaggatctgtttacccttcccacctgagatcacccctagttttttggttgggttcgtgttgtttattctttagttttctatgttgtgtcatgtgtgctgttgtttatttgtctttttcatttttagccatggcgttgtcagtttgttttagatttatgagtttggctgtccctctggtatctttcgtccctcttttatacgtATGTTGGCGTTTATTTATGTTGTATATCAGTATTTCTGTAATTCCGTTTTTTCTTCTTGTAGATGGTGTGTTTCCGTCGGTTTTGTTTTATAACTTTGATTTGTATTCCCTCAATCGATTTGAtacttttgaatagcggtataccaCCGTTGTCTTTATTTACAGCTCGAATGTTTATGTGTCAACATTAGGCTTCAAAGACGGTATATCTCTACACTGAGAAAGTGTTGCTAAATACATAAAGTCGAGTTGTATGTGCTCAGTCAGATTTAATAAATccattgatgtttttttaatttttaatgtaagtTGTGTTGGTGGTAGGCTATCTACAAATATTATGGTAAAACGCTAAGGTGGCTGTTTGTAATTAATAGTGCGAACTAATAATTGGAAAGTTTAAATCACCATGTATGCCCTTTCTTGCGTCATAGAATTATTGATTGCCGATGATGTACATTCCAGTAGCACATCAACTAAGTGCTGATAATATTTAGcagatttataatttaatatttagtaGAATATGTAGTACATAAAGACTATCATGGTAAAGACTTTAATTCAAATGATATCTTAAAGGAATTCCCTTTACTGCTAAAACATACACACAGACAAGTCAACTTATCAAATAACCAACAATCACATTATAAATTGTAGAATTACTGACAGGGCCTTTTTGTTTTGATATCCTTGTTCATTACCAGAGGAGTGCTGAACTTTTCTTTGAAGAGAGCAACAAGTAATTGCCTATTGTTTTGTAAACCGTTTATTGTTTCTGTTGTATATGAACCGTTAAAGTTTTAATGACACctaaattatgtatatttgtCCGTGGTATTGAAACAAATGTAGATTTGCTACTTCtggaaattaaaattattttcagcAACAATATTTGTGATACAAGTTGATGTGTAGTTTTCATGTGACAAAACTGTGCACTAATTATGTCCATATATGAATGCTTACATCATTGAgatcataaataaaaattaacaatgcTTGTATTTAACAGAAATGTTGATGAATTATTCCACATAACAGGTTACGTATATTGAATTCAAACATAACTACAGAATGCACCTCGATATCATGTGGTTGTGAATAAAATAAAGGTGTTAAGTTATTACAGACAATAGTACTCctgttgttaaaaataaaatcactGCACACATAATAGAACTTCAGGTTGAAAACCAATATGAAACTTAATAAATCTTTTTTGCAATTTCAGACAAAAAAGACTTGTAGCCATGTGTGTGACGGTTAGTTTGTAGTTATATTATGTTAAAAGAGATGATGATATTTTTACGCTTAAAGAGGTGCCATGTGTTTTCGAAACAATCACAATAATAGATTTGTGCAAGCGGGCTACGGGAATATgtcaaaacagtaagcgggatccgggatctgAACCCTCGAATGAGACCCCCTCCATACAACACGAGAGATTGAACAACACATGTCACAACTAAAACCGGGGTTGGTGTGAGATGCTCCCGTAGGAAGTTAAAGTAGATCCAAATATATGGAATTCGTTGTGTTAATCATTGTATGTTTAAATTCCACGATACTTTTCGTTTAGTCTTATCACAATCCTGGATGTAAATATGATATAGATCATAAAGatcaaaaaagggaaaaaaatatcatgtattttCAAACTGGAAAgcatgtcatatttgttttttttaacttattctatggacaaattatattttttatctcagttaaatatatatcaaaatagcTTATATTCTTTAAGGACTAACCTTTAATGAATTGAGAACAGAACCAAGTGATAAGCATCTTGTTAGATTGGGAAGTCTAATTGGAATAAAGTCGTTCGAAGAATTTTATATTCACTTGGGTATGGAAAAGAGGGAGTGGGAAAGCACAGAATACACGTTTGCTGGTCACAGTTCAGAGGGCATTATGTCGATGGCATTGAAACATTGGAAAGAATCGAAACTAGCAAAACTAAAAAGACCTACCCTACAAAACCTTTCTGATGCACTGACAGCAGTAGAGCTTGATAGTCATCTGCTATGCCAGGtacaatatttaatatgaaactTAAGTTTCTACTCATTTTGGCCAAGTTGCCATATTAAGATGAATttcgcttttcttttttttttcataaaccgCTTCATGCTTTTTCGTCTTACATATTAATGGCTTTCTAGTGTTTTGATTTGAATGTCGGTGTCTCATGaagcttctttttttaataaatactcGTTAATCATAATATTTCTCTTTTAAAACAATTACGCatgattttgaaattgaatttgatgaTCAGTTCTTTTGTTATCCAATAGTTGTAGTATTCAAAGTATGTCGGCATCTACACCATTATAGTTACGAGTCATATATTACCGCATGCATAGGCTAGCGtatgaaattattatttaattggTCATCCGATAATTTTAAGATAGAAAGGTTCTTAAAACTGTTAACTATAGCTAAACTATAAATGTATactaaattcataaaataaaatgggaaatggaaatggggattgtttcaaagagacaacaacatgataaaaaagtagaaaacagccaaaggtcaacaataggtcttcaacacagggaGAAAATCCGACAACCGAAGTcgggcttcagctggctcctacATTACCTCCAGTCTCTACAAAATCATCTATCGCGTTTGTATTATGACGATGATAGAATGATGGGATTTTTGCCCGTTCATCGTCTTATTAAATGTATAATCAGAGCGGGGACATGTTAGTTCGATATAGATATAAACTTGGGTTTGTTTTTGACAGACAGGGTTAGTCGGATTTATAACGTGATAGTTAAATGCGGAAACGCAGCAAAtgacaaattaaagttttgttttaatgacCTAACCAGGAAATCACAACCTCTTCATTATAATCGCGTGAGATATATTATTGCACATTTTGGAtatatctttatcttttataccttcgtaaattttacggacgccatcgagttggttgaccgttatagaatatctgtttcacagatgaaatTGAATATGTTCCTTATGCCGTACACGTAACTACAACCCTGTTACCATTTCACGAATGCGACCTACCGATTTTTTACCAGGTTTGtcataacatgagcaacacgaagggtgccacatgtggagcaggatctgcttccccCCCCCCTCCCCGAAGCACCTGAGATTGACCCCAGTTTTTTTGTAGGTTCGtgtttcttagtctttagttttctatgttgtgccttttgtactattatttgtctgtgtgggtttttttttcatttttagccatggcgttgtcagtttattttactACATTAAAGCAATGTTAACCTGACATGTCCATTAATTCAAaagttataacattttatttaaatagattttcagAGAAAACACGGAGTTCTTGGGTAAGTATCACGTAACCAAATATAGTCAATGTACAATTGTTCAcgaaaattaattaaattttgatttacatatatttaaactGGGCACACTCACTGATACTTAACATTAAATTTGTGGTGTCTCCAGACATTGTTTGTGTCGTTGATGTTACAAATTGTTTAGTAAAACATAATTATATCAAACATTTCTCCCATAAAGTCCAAATTAAGTAAAATATAGGTCATATGGTAAACTAAATGTCAAACTCCACTATCAAGATTTCATGCGTCCGAAAAAACCGGGAACCCTTCCACATCGGCAACGCATGGAGCTTAAAATCTGAAAGCTAGGAGCACAAATACCGAGCCATGAATAGAGTCATGCgactaaaagaaacataaaagTACAAGACAAATACAGCGGAATTGGTTTTGTTTTCGGCTACTGTTGAATTATAAGCCTGATTGTTTGATGACATTTTAACAACAACTGGGCCGCTTCAACTGTTGTTCGGCTTTTACAATAATTCCCAtttatgaaaagttaaaaaaatatcaatatgttaTGTATCTCAATGCTTAGTTGCCGTAGCAAGAATAAGCACATCTTATATAGATTTACATTATAACTCCTTATCAACTTGTTCCTTGTTTTATTCTTATTTGGGCGGAAGATGAGTTTCGTCTTTTTATAAACTGTCCGTTATAAATTACTCTAATGAATAATAGTACACAAGCTATTAACAttgtcaaactttaaaaaaaacttagacTGGAAATCTAGTTTTTGATGGTCAATGACGATGACGATAAATATATACTTGGAAAGTTGAGTGAGTCTTTTTCTTCTACGGAGTTTTCAATTGAGATCCAAAACTTCTATAAATGGCTAGGGCTctggtataaaaaagaagatgtggtatgattgccaatgcgacaacttttcacaaaagaccaaatgacacaaaagttACCAATTAGTGctccgtaaggccttcaacaatctggaaagcccataccacatagtcagatgTAAAgacaaacgagaaaaataatgacataatttttgtacaaaatatgaacgaaaaacaaatatttaacgcatcaacaaacaacaaacactgaattacaggctcatgacttatgacaggcacatacataatgtggcttGGTTAAACATATCAGCGGAAGTATGGAACAGTGGTGTAgcagtacaatataaaaataaaaatcggaTGGTTACAAATATAaatgcatctaacaaaaacacagagtggaccgTGAATAGCAGTATACTTCtactgcttttaaattaaaaacacattacTGTATCTTTGTGTATGCATCTTGAACTATTATTTTGCTTCAGAAATTGCAGACTTAAATCTCCAGGTCATCCCAAGTGACAAGCATTTGAAAGAATTGTCAAACAAGATAGGAAATTGTCCATTGCAGTTGGGAATAGAACTAGGGTTAAGTTTCACTGAAGTTGAGCAGAGTTTATTTAGTTTTACAAAAGATTTGCCTTGTTTGGTGGAAGATATTTTGGCTAAATGGAAAAGAAAGTCAAAAGTCAAAACCTTACATTGTTTGATGATGGCACTTGAACGTGTAAATGCAGGTGGAGTCAGTTATTtacttttatcctgcaattgggtgttctactatacagatacagccctacagatatcgctatgctgtatctgtatactatacagataacGCTTTAAGCTCCGCCTACTGCCGGACTACTTTTGTGTACTGCATTGTATGAACTTTCGttcgtgacctcagaatgtgtattgcaacCACATTCCAATGACGTATCGGTTTGACCTTTGTGTGAACTATGTATTTACGTTCTGTTTATGTTTTCAATCGTTTCTTTAGAgcattattaaataaaaatgaaatatttttgtcttccattattataattattatatttaaaatctCAAAAATGCATTATTGTCGTCTGCTTCAATTTTGCTTTCGAAAATGGAGGAGGTTCCAAATTTTCGCCTTGAGGGTCCGTGGTCTGATTTGGATGATATGAATGAAATTGAGGGTGAAATCTATGATGATGAGTTAACAGAGGCTTTGCTCAACATAATACAACCTgttaatgacacagaaataacagAGCACACAATTTCTGCACCCACCACAGAAAATATTGCTGTGACATTGGCACCAAACAACAATGAAATgtctgaaatacaaaatgtacaaaacacaGAAACTCAGAAAGAGATAGCCAGTGACCAAACATCAAATGTCCAAGCTACTAACCCACACTTCAATCAGTCTTTTATTGAAATGGATGAAAGTTATGTCAGGAATTTCATAGATGGCcagcaaaataaaaacacattgaaGAAAACTGCCTGTGACTTGGGTTTGGTTACAGGATTCCTTAAACTAATCAAAGAAGACCGAGAACTTCACCAAATTCCAACCGCAGAATTGGATGTTGTGCTGGCAAATTTCCTATTAACAGTCCGAAAAAAGGATGGTAATGAATATGAGCCGTCATCACTGAGAGGTATGGTTGGCAGCATTGACAGAACTCTTAAATATCATAAATATGGACACACAATAATTACAGAAGACCATAATGATACCACATTCAACCTAACTAGGAATGCATTAAAAGCTAAACAAAAAGCATTGAAAAAGGAAGGAAAAGGAAATAAACCACAGCGTGCAGATCCATTAACTGACGATGAGATAAATCTACTATTTGAGAAAAATCTTCTTGGAAGTTCCAACCCACACGCATTATTGAATATCATATGGCTTAACAATTCAATTCATTTTGGATTAAGAGGAGTCACAGAGCATTATACACTCAGGTGAGCCTTTTAAAacaagccaaaaaaaatataaaagtgattataatgtatttttatcaatctttatatattttaaaaatgttaacatCAAATTGATCAATATCAAAAGTGTTGCCAACAAATTCTGCATACTTTACAACTTGTGTGCTGCATCAATAATATTCTGCTTACATTTCACTTAAATTTCATGTGTAATATACATATTTACGTCCTCTATATCAACCCATAATGCACTGTTCTGTTCATTTGAAATACATTTCACCACATTCATGTTCTTCGGAATATCATTCGCACgctatatattaaaatgtatctTATTAGATCCAAAGATAGACATATTTCAAACTGAGCATTCACATTATATTCCGTTGCTTTTTTAACAGACACAAAACACATATTTGAATCGAATAATGCATTGAGATTTCCAAACACACATTTTCCTTCATCTTCATATTCGTTCCCATCATGGCATGACGCTGAAAACTCTTGTCTGACTGTCATGGAATTTATCAGGATACGCCAATCAGTACCAACCTGCAAAACAAagatttcatattatttcaataCATTGTTATGTCTGTGTACATGAATAGTATTCCATGAAATAaaactgttggtttttttttcagatgggGGGATATAACTGAACACAGTTCATCTAATGGGACAAGATATTTACAGTTAAATGAAAGACAAACTAAAACGCGTACAGGGGATAATATT
Protein-coding sequences here:
- the LOC143050853 gene encoding uncharacterized protein LOC143050853, with amino-acid sequence MEMFCKKSVWYKKDAKGSPLHQAVSNRKYDIVKVLVSLGANLQVTDDEGKTPLHILEEMCRQEAWYTKDAKSDSPLHQAASQGQIEMTVSLVSLGANLLAKNNEAMTPYELAEVTYKRRKDSFFTFRYQKTLEHLKEKMNTLIDTDKESTVNGNNETIASNKTRSTYTDMSKPDTKKDIQLPWLVGTREFQRMLSHGEYLSYENRLSLGGPCKAGKSTLASMLIGEDIPLQWNSTDGLVIYFGRNGIDIEKKKMVPLRKGERGHEVLAKILRGDPNICEKSKQENGLKTTKINETKQTGKMDMIKSAFSSIFSLDVYKATDSLTDRYASPSSLSMTESVVKCNCHSTLNEGITPATLQIQTLDIQKLQLQTDILEEVRNGKYRIEIAPSDLIDFGGQKSYDMTHQLFIQHSGSFVLMFDCRFGLHTKLDEYQEGLTAASILKHWVDSILTYTEDTEDIMPMILFAATHRDMCKEDTTMVKETFIRDIKQMFSGHEKKNHIHFDTVYFINSRDKNDAEIQQLTDQIVYFAMRQSSWGQRRPMQWVPLELQISKMRIQNLNIISKKDLQHVNLLNEDLALNERQLDEFLLVQHSFGKLMYYNLPRLDEFIIIHPPALVNILRSFVTDEKFFPTDKHLKYILQGMTDTGKIYKTDLLKIWKQDYFHQYMPNDIIKEFVLQLLVHLDILIIPKCLKLNSPFSDMYIVPCTIKAKNQSNFYFLDNQKEKTICLRYILFSHSIPTSLAYKLIGATINVWPLKDESHKPCIYHKAAVLNVTEDNELRISIDNNQVMVYITNQISLLSISPDVAASVQECLTRILESCLLFHYNSFGRKLKATKVSELYTMELGIQCGSDVCFRSSREVIKIDNWICGKGKEHETRYLRYWLFYKTKKTCSHVCDGLTFNELRTEPSDKHLVRLGSLIGIKSFEEFYIHLGMEKREWESTEYTFAGHSSEGIMSMALKHWKESKLAKLKRPTLQNLSDALTAVELDSHLLCQIFRENTEFLEIADLNLQVIPSDKHLKELSNKIGNCPLQLGIELGLSFTEVEQSLFSFTKDLPCLVEDILAKWKRKSKVKTLHCLMMALERVNAGGVSYLLLSCNWVFYYTDTALQISLCCICILYR